The genomic segment TTTATATGTGGATGAGAATGTGGCAAATAGGTAAACAATGTAAATagggaaataaatgtaaaatccaCCCACGCTATATTCACCCGATATTTAATATGCTGGAATTGGGCTAGAGAGCTGGTTTTTAGCCCTGGGATCCCTGTGTTTTTGTATTTCAGTAAAACGCTGGGAATTCAGAGGAAGTTGCCTGATTGCACTGATTGCCTGGAAATCACCAGGGCCCTCTTAACTCTTATCTGCCTACACTGCTGTGATGTACTGTCAGGAAATGTTTCACATCCCAGCTCTGCACGGAGCCCACTGATAGCGCTCTATGCTGACAGACATTAGGGGCTGCTTACCCTCCATAAATAACTGAGGCACGTAGGAGTCCAGGAAGGGGATATTAACATTcttaaaattttgtttttcttttatttaataattaatttgCTACAATGCTACAATAAATGATAACCTGtgttttagggcgaagacacacagagctacttagtagcagctactttttcatggctactaaactccagaaaatcccctgccatagacaatactgagaattgcctctgctaaacacacgtagagacaattatcagtaaatgatcagcattgtctgttttagtagccacgacaagtagctgctactagtagctctgtgtgtcttcaccctatttTGTTAgaaaaccagtacaggtatgggacccattatccagaatgctctgggccggataaggggtctttccataattcggatctcctaccttaagtctgctaataaaattaaacagtaattaaacccaacaggattgtttaggctccaataaggattaattatatcttagttgggatcaagtacaggtactgttttattattacagagaaaaggaatcatttaaccattaaataaacccaatagggctgttctgcccccaataaggggtaattatatcttagttgggatcaagtacaggtactgttttattattacagagaaaaggaatcatttaaccattaaataaacccaatagggctgttctgcccccaataaggggtaattatatcttagttgggatcaagtacaggtactgttttattattacagagaaaagggaatcatttaaccattaaataaacccaatagggctgttctgcccccaataaggggtaattatatcttagttgggatcaagtacaggtactgttttattattacagagaaaagggaatcatttaaccattaaataaacccaatagggctgttctgccccaataaggggtaattatatcttagttgggatcaagtacaggtactgttttattattacagagaaaagggaatcatttaaccattaaataaacccaatagggctgttctgcccccaataaggggtaattatatcttagttgggatcaagtacaggtactgttttattattagagagaaaaatgaaatcatttttaaaaatgtgaattatttgattacagtggagtctatgggagatggcctttccgtaatttggaactttctggataatgggtttccggataaggggtccgatacctgtattttgttcTTTGAAGTAATTTTAAGGGCATGGTTTGACTTTGAATCTCTTCTATTGTTATATGGTTGCTAGTGATACAGGTCCTAGCAACCAATTTGAATTGGTTTGAATTGCAGGTCAGTTTTGATACATTATAAAATTCTCTTCAGTCTTTtttttgtctccatcttggcaTAAACCCACCATCtagtttaataatatttaattactctggttaaaaaaacaaaacaaataaaagcagATAAAAAAAACACTAGTGTTTGTAATATCTAGCAATTTTTGTAACCTTCCCTGAAAGGTTTAGGAACACTGGGCCATGTATTTATCTGGCTACTATAATAAGTAATTCCCCTGTTAATACATCTGGCCTGTTGATGGGCATATCCTCTGCAACATATCCTGGTTGCTAACAGCTTGCCATTCTGTGTCCTGTTTGATTTGCAGGGAAATCCTGGAAAGCCCTCTCTCCGGCCCAAAAGAGACCATACGTAGAGGAGGCAGAAAGACTGAGGGTCCAGCATATGCAAGATTATCCCAACTACAAGTATCGGCCAAGGAGAAAGAAGCAAATTAAGAGGATCTGCAAGCGGGTAGACACTGGCTTTCTGCTCAGCAGCCTGTCGAGGGATCAGAATTCCGTGCCGGACACAAGGGGGTGTAGGACGGCCGTGGAGAAAGAGGAGAATGGCGGCTACCCTGGATCTGCTCTGCCAGATATGAGACATTACAGAGAGACTCCGAGCAATGGGAGCAAACACGACCAAACTTACCCCTATGGGCTGCCGACCCCACCTGAGATGTCCCCGTTGGAAGCTATTGACCAAGATCAGAGTTTTTATTCGACCCCATGCTCTGAAGATTGCCATCCCCATATCAATGGAGCCGTCTATGAATACAGCAGCCGAAGCCCCATCCTCTGCAGTCACCTTAGCCAGGTGCCCATTCCCCAAACTGGGTCATCGATGATTCCACCAGTACCCAACTGCCCCCCAGCCTACTACAGCTCAACTTATCATTCCATCCATCACAACTACCATGCCCACCTTGGCCAGCTCTCCCCTCCCCCTGAGCATCCCCATTACGACGCCATTGACCAGATTAGTCAAGCGGAACTTCTTGGCGACATGGACAGAAATGAATTTGACCAATATTTAAATACCTCGCTACATGATCCAAGTGAAATGACAATCCACGGACATGTCCAGGTCTCACAAGCATCAGATATTCAGCCCTCAGAAACCAGTCTTATCTCGGTCTTAGCAGATGCAACGGCCACATACTACAACAGTTATAGTGTTTCTTAGGACCCGGAGAAGATCGGGTCTGGGACAGAGCAAGCAGTATTATTTTGGAATGAATCCTGTACTAAGCTAAGGACTGCACTTCCTCAGGGTTACCAAATCAGACTGATACTGGCAAATTCAGGCTTCTCATTGggcaggggtggggggtgggtggaaTCCTTCTTCAAACAATATTAAACTGATCTGGTCCATTGTTACATATAGTAAAGGAAAATCCTGTATATAAAAGTAATTGTGTGCTTATATCTGGGGAAACATAATACCATTGAATCAGAAAATCGTTGTTTTGATTTCCATTTTGTACAGCAATTGTCCTGTACACGTCTGCTTTTTCTCCTTTatggatttttattattttttggtgAGAACTATAAATGGTAGACTCCTGAATTTGAAATTATTCCTGAATGTAGATTTTAGAAGGATATATGTAGCACACCCTCACTAAAACACTCACTGTTTGTTTACACGCGAATATGCATTCACTCTGGGTTTTACTCCAGAACACCGGtttcatataaaatgtattgtaacGAAGGGGGAAAATGTAAACGATTGTCTcaatcactttttatttatttttttctttaggaaTGGAGTTGGTTTTGTTAGAATATGTGGAATAATTAACCAGATTGTCGCTGTCTGCCATTTTAATCATGTTGTATTAAAACTTTAGTGGAGATGGTTTGCAGTCCTGGGAATGTATTAGTAATACTAATAATcattattctgtaaaaaaaaaaaaattaccagtatatctacatttttctttgcatttgaCATTGATGTACATATGAGTTTCCCTAagtatttaatttaaataaatactggattgtttttatatagtaaataacctTGTTGATGAgttttatatttgtgtgtgtgtgtgtgttgtatggATGTAATATTAACTGCTTGTAAGTATAGCATACAATCATTTAATATAATGGGGAAAAGGTCTGCTCATTTGAACGGAAATTcacatttcttatttatatttttcattttcatgccACAATGATTCAATCCCCTGTGTATTAAAGAAATTCCTTATATTTTTCATAGataaatttttatttgttttcaaaaaAAGGGGAGGGAAGAAAGGAAAAGacgaaaaaaattaaataatcgtacaataaagttaaaacaaaagACAAACCATAGGGAAGGGATAGACAAATTCTCTGTATACAGTTTGATGCATGTAGAAAAAGAATttccttatttaataaaaaaacaaaaggaattctgggagtgaattaaaaacaaacttctaaaaaaaaaaaaaattccatttacatgggtttatcctatgtaatcctatgtataatattatattaatatcctattaatatattatttatataatatataaatatatgtgtatgtatgtatatttatatatatatatatatacacagtattatatatacatacacacagtataatatatatatatatatatatatatatatatatatatatatatatatatatatatatataatatatatatatataatatataatattatggagataaattctctctctctctctctctcatattatatagagagagatatatagagagatatatataatataaagaatgTATCtccataataatatataatatgatgTTTGTATTAAATCAGTTTATTTGAAAATATGCAGATATCCCCATAAATAttaatctttttacattttatccaATTCTATACATcacaaaaagaaattttaaaTTTGTTAGAAATTTGTAGAAAATCGAATTGCTAGAGAAAATCAACTTCTGTAACATGGAGCAGTTTCCCTAGAACAGGTACATCGCACATAGATATATAACTTGAGAAATTGTCTAGTAAATTAGGCTTTATTAGAAAtgttatgaaaaatgtaaatagaatccatttttatgtttaattaccAATAAGGACATtatttgagttgtttttttttttaaagaatttttctgagcctttttttaaaaacaaaacagcaaaaatcgACAAATACAAACCAGTCtaatggtataaaaaaaaaatatatattcactaATCTAGTTTAGTGCTTTTACACTACATGGATTATATTTTCAAGGGAGCAATTTTTGTTAActtggtattcatttttattgaaTGAAATTGGGTTTAAATTCAACATAAATTCATGGTGCAACGAAGATTTACAGAATTTCCCCAGTAATAGGAGAAAAAATGGAGTAATGTATTTAATTATTTGAGTGGAATATAATTTTACTTTACTAGCGGTGCATATTTTATTCCTTTGCTATTTTTATCAacgtaaaaaaaa from the Xenopus tropicalis strain Nigerian chromosome 5, UCB_Xtro_10.0, whole genome shotgun sequence genome contains:
- the sox7 gene encoding transcription factor Sox-7: MTTLMGSYSWTEGLDCSPIDEDLSDGLSPHRSPREKGSETRIRRPMNAFMVWAKDERKRLAVQNPDLHNAELSKMLGKSWKALSPAQKRPYVEEAERLRVQHMQDYPNYKYRPRRKKQIKRICKRVDTGFLLSSLSRDQNSVPDTRGCRTAVEKEENGGYPGSALPDMRHYRETPSNGSKHDQTYPYGLPTPPEMSPLEAIDQDQSFYSTPCSEDCHPHINGAVYEYSSRSPILCSHLSQVPIPQTGSSMIPPVPNCPPAYYSSTYHSIHHNYHAHLGQLSPPPEHPHYDAIDQISQAELLGDMDRNEFDQYLNTSLHDPSEMTIHGHVQVSQASDIQPSETSLISVLADATATYYNSYSVS